The Erigeron canadensis isolate Cc75 chromosome 4, C_canadensis_v1, whole genome shotgun sequence genome window below encodes:
- the LOC122596768 gene encoding tetraspanin-2-like has product MAVSNNIIATLNFIAILCSIPIITAGIWLASKPDNECIRWLRWPVLIIGILFLLLALTGFVGAYWNKQGLLAFYLFCNAALIITGLILLILAFVVTRPSGAYSVPGRSYKEYRLGGYSEWLRDHVTDMDHWGNIKSCLSSSSICTKMTQKDSYTADQFFATNISPLQSGCCKPPTACGYQYVNPIMWINPTNPTGDVDCPIWNNDPNQLCYNCDSCKAGLLGNLRKEWRTANVILIVAVVALICLYLIACSAYRNAQTEEIFKRYKQGWT; this is encoded by the exons atggcaGTAAGTAACAACATAATAGCAACTCTAAACTTCATCGCCATATTATGTTCCATCCCAATTATAACCGCGGGCATTTGGCTCGCTTCAAAACCGGACAACGAATGCATACGTTGGCTTCGTTGGCCGGTTCTAATCATCGGCATCTTGTTTTTGCTGTTAGCCTTGACAGGTTTCGTTGGGGCTTATTGGAACAAACAAGGTTTATTAGCATTTTATTTATTCTGTAACGCTGCACTTATAATAACGGGCCTAATATTACTTATATTAGCGTTTGTAGTAACGCGCCCATCTGGCGCGTATTCGGTTCCCGGGAGGAGCTATAAGGAATATAGATTGGGTGGGTATTCTGAATGGCTACGGGATCATGTTACGGATATGGATCATTGGGGGAACATTAAATCGTGTTTGAGTTCTTCTTCGATTTGTACTAAAATGACCCAGAAAGATTCTTATACTGCTGATCAATTTTTCGCTACTAATATCTCTCCTCTTCAg TCGGGGTGTTGCAAGCCTCCAACTGCGTGTGGGTACCAATACGTGAACCCAATAATGTGGATCAACCCGACTAACCCAACTGGTGATGTGGATTGTCCAATATGGAACAACGACCCTAATCAATTGTGCTACAATTGTGACTCTTGCAAAGCCGGGTTGCTGGGAAACCTAAGGAAGGAATGGAGAACCGCCAACGTGATCTTGATTGTAGCCGTTGTGGCTCTTATATGCCTATATCTTATCGCTTGTAGCGCCTATAGAAACGCACAAACTGAAGAAATTTTCAAAAGGTATAAACAAGGATGGACTTGA
- the LOC122597710 gene encoding uncharacterized protein LOC122597710 — protein sequence MDMITKRGYYLNDGIYPRWVAFVNAYPHPVEQDEKTFKRLQETARKDVERAFGVLKGKWKILDRPLRLWTKEKIGKVVAACTILHNMIIKDNGRAISPIHIMDPPVPRVYNPEANRELQDEDVHHRLRYDLTVHVSAYDLSYLDDPTMQPPSVASLI from the coding sequence ATGGACATGATTACAAAGCGTGGTTACTACCTTAACGATGGAATCTACCCTAGGTgggttgcatttgttaatgctTATCCGCATCCAGTGGAACAAGATGAAAAGACATTTAAAAGACTACAAGAGActgcaagaaaggatgttgaGCGGGCGTTTGGTGTTCTCAAGGGAAAATGGAAGATTTTGGACCGTCCCCTCCGACTATGGACAAAGGAAAAGATCGGAAAAGTCGTCGCTGCGTGTACTATactacacaacatgatcatcaaAGACAACGGGCGGGCAATATCACCAATTCATATTATGGATCCACCTGTGCCAAGAGTTTATAACCCGGAAGCAAACAGGGAGTTACAGGACGAGGACGTGCATCATCGGCTCCGATATGATCTCACGGTGCATGTATCGGCTTATGACTTATCATACCTTGACGATCCAACAATGCAACCACCATCAGTTGCGAGTTTGATTTAG
- the LOC122597830 gene encoding uncharacterized protein At4g29660, which yields MATYLWRKYADYLHTKWEKEVLWTMVDPFKRPKSFTPLVTIYVCAFYTGVIGAAITEQLYKEKYWEEHPGEAVPIMRPKFYGGPWKIYKGTVLPPNK from the exons ATGGCAACTTATTTGTGGAGAAAATATGCTGATTACCTGCACACTAAGTGGGAGAAAGAAGTACTTTGGACAATGGTTGATCCGTTCAAGCGTCCAAAATCATTTACACCTCTTGTTACAATCTATGTATGTGCCTTCTATACTGGGGTCATTGGAGCTGCAATCACCGAGCAACTCTACAAG GAGAAGTACTGGGAAGAGCATCCCGGCGAGGCAGTGCCAATTATGAGACCAAAATTCTATGGCGGGCCTTGGAAGATTTACAAAGGAACCGTTCTTCCACCCAACAAGTGA
- the LOC122597711 gene encoding cylicin-1-like translates to MALAKQTLILILISAHIILATCKDAHSTPLATPDAKPTKPDTKKETKKAPLPTPDVKPTKPDTKKDTKKETKKDSKKETEKDTKKDTKKETKKDTKKGTKKETKKDTKKETKKDEKETKKDEKETKPSNPSEFSFPDIKEATDKAKAVTKPEVANVVSKQMQAVQKTIDEFNASLKKRLDNPKSSPGSKECVSECDEVFGAAIDDIMKTLDSLESQNLVKANFDISAVATNVDTCNDCFNEMSGGDQEVKKLGDWVRKITGDALEALQKATS, encoded by the coding sequence ATGGCTCTTGCAAAACAGACgctaattttaatcttaatttccGCCCACATCATTCTTGCAACATGCAAGGATGCTCATTCTACACCTTTAGCCACACCGGATGCGAAACCCACCAAACCGGACACCAAAAAGGAAACCAAAAAGGCCCCTTTGCCCACGCCCGATGTGAAACCCACCAAACCGGATACCAAAAAGGACACCAAGAAGGAAACCAAAAAGGACAGTAAGAAGGAAACCGAAAAAGACACCAAAAAGGACACCAAAAAGGAAACCAAGAAGGATACCAAAAAGGGAACCAAGAAGGAAACCAAAAAGGACACCAAGAAGGAAACCAAAAAGGATGAGAAGGAAACCAAAAAGGACGAGAAGGAAACCAAGCCTTCTAACCCTTCTGAATTCTCATTTCCTGACATCAAAGAAGCCACTGATAAGGCAAAAGCTGTAACCAAGCCTGAAGTGGCTAATGTGGTGTCGAAACAAATGCAAGCTGTGCAGAAAACTATTGATGAATTCAATGCATCACTCAAGAAGCGATTAGATAACCCCAAATCATCACCGGGGTCGAAAGAGTGTGTTTCAGAATGTGATGAGGTCTTTGGGGCCGCCATTGATGATATAATGAAGACTCTTGATAGCCTTGAAAGCCAAAACCTTGTAAAGGCTAATTTTGATATTAGTGCAGTCGCCACCAATGTAGACACCTGCAATGATTGCTTTAATGAAATGTCTGGTGGTGATCAAGAAGTGAAGAAGCTAGGAGATTGGGTACGCAAGATTACCGGGGATGCCCTTGAGGCTCTCCAAAAAGCCACCTCTTAA
- the LOC122595707 gene encoding cytidine deaminase 1-like, translating to MAANKYIISKAEAESMAKSKGLTVPQLLPSLVKQAQDLARPPISNFHVGTVGLSSDGRIFFGANIEFPGLPLHHSIHAEQFLITNLAAHGGGPKLLYMAVSAAPCGHCRQFLQELREVSDTQIIITDEHPENNDYKPISSILPHPFGPFDLLDQEMPLILEKHDNGLCFKDENFITQNGNLSNLANGYCELAKKNDGILKLEALEAARGSHAPYSGCPSGVALMDCDGNVYKGSYMESAAYNPSMMPVQAALVAYMVAGGGGYERIMAAVLVEKEGVVVRQEDTARLLLKYTSPKCVLTVVHCV from the coding sequence ATGGCAGCCAATAAATACATAATCTCAAAAGCAGAAGCTGAATCCATGGCCAAATCAAAAGGCTTAACTGTCCCACAACTCCTTCCATCACTCGTTAAACAAGCTCAAGATCTTGCTCGTCCCCCAATCTCCAACTTCCACGTGGGCACCGTCGGCTTATCCTCCGATGGCCGGATCTTTTTCGGTGCTAATATTGAATTCCCAGGTTTACCCCTTCATCATTCTATCCACGCTGAACAGTTTCTGATCACTAATCTCGCCGCACACGGCGGCGGCCCAAAGCTTCTTTACATGGCTGTTTCCGCCGCCCCTTGTGGCCATTGCCGGCAGTTTCTCCAAGAACTCCGGGAAGTTTCCGATACTCAGATCATAATCACGGACGAGCATCCAGAAAACAATGATTATAAGCCCATTTCGTCGATCTTGCCACACCCATTTGGCCCTTTTGATCTTTTGGATCAAGAAATGCCATTGATTCTTGAAAAGCATGACAACGGTTTGTGTTTCAAAGATGAAAACTTTATCACACAAAATGGGAATTTATCGAATTTGGCAAATGGATATTGCGAATTGGCAAAAAAGAATGATGGGATTTTGAAATTGGAAGCTCTGGAGGCGGCGCGTGGCTCTCACGCGCCGTACAGTGGGTGCCCGTCAGGGGTGGCATTGATGGATTGTGATGGGAATGTGTATAAGGGATCTTACATGGAGTCTGCGGCTTATAATCCAAGTATGATGCCGGTTCAGGCGGCGTTGGTCGCGTACATGGTGGCTGGAGGCGGTGGGTATGAGCGGATCATGGCGGCCGTGTTGGTGGAGAAAGAGGGGGTGGTAGTGAGGCAAGAGGATACTGCTAGGTTATTGTTGAAATATACTTCACCCAAATGTGTGTTGACAGTTGTTCATTGTGTGTAA